The Megalops cyprinoides isolate fMegCyp1 chromosome 12, fMegCyp1.pri, whole genome shotgun sequence genome contains a region encoding:
- the gnmt gene encoding glycine N-methyltransferase — protein MVDSVYRTRSLGVAAVGLPDQYADGKAAKVWQLYIGDTRSRTEEYRSWVVSLLKQHGCQRVLDVACGTGVDSIMLVEEGFKVVSVDASDKMLKYALKARWERRKEPAFDQWVIEEANWLTLSDDVEKPGSGFDAVICLGNSFAHLPDFKGDQSDQKLALQNIASMVRPGGILIIDHRNYDYILETGRAPPGKNIYYKSDLTQDISTSVLWVNSKPHMITLDYTVQVPHPEGQQSTPELSKFRLSYYPHRLENFKEILREAFSGKCEQSVYGDFKSYTPGQAQAPCYFIHVVKKNP, from the exons ATGGTCGACAGTGTTTATCGGACACGCTCTCTCGGTGTAGCCGCCGTAGGTTTACCTGATCAATATGCGGACGGAAAAGCGGCGAAGGTGTGGCAGCTTTATATCGGAGATACGCGGAGTAGAACGGAAGAGTACAGGAGCTGGGTGGTGTCTCTGCTGAAACAGCACGGCTGCCAGAGAGTTCTGGATGTAGCGTGCGGCACAGG tgtggACTCCATCATGCTGGTGGAGGAGGGCTTCAAAGTGGTCAGTGTGGACGCTAGTGACAAGATGCTCAAGTATGCCCTGAAGGCAAgatgggagaggagaaaagagccTGCCTTTGACCAGTGGG TGATTGAGGAGGCCAACTGGCTGACCTTATCGGATGATGTGGAGAAGCCGGGGAGCGGTTTCGATGCTGTCATCTGCTTAGGGAACTCGTTCGCTCATTTACCAGACTTCAAAG GCGACCAGAGTGACCAGAAGCTGGCTCTGCAAAATATTGCCAGCATGGTGAGGCCTGGTGGCATCCTCATCATTGACCACCGGAATTATGACTACATCCTGGAGACCGGGAGAGCGCCACCAGGGAAGAACATCTATTATAAG aGTGACCTGACTCAGGACATTTCCACCTCGGTGCTGTGGGTCAACAGCAAACCACACATGATTACCCTGGACTACACTGTGCAGGTACCCCACCCAGAGGGTCAACAAAGCACGCCTGAGCTCAG TAAGTTTCGTCTCTCCTACTACCCCCACCGGCTGGAAAACTTCAAGGAGATTCTGAGGGAGGCCTTCAGTGGCAAGTGTGAGCAGAGTGTGTATGGAGACTTCAAGAGCTACACCCCAGGGCAAGCTCAGGCACCCTGCTACTTCATCCACGTGGTCAAGAAGAACCCTTGA